AGGATGGGCCGACTCGACCGCCGGCAGGCCGTTCAGGAAGGGGCGGAGGTTGCGGGCGTCCCTGCCCCAGAGCACCGACACCAAGGGCTTGCCCCGGGCGGCCAGGGCTCGGATGGCCTGCTCGGTCACTTCCTCCCAGCCCTTGCCGCGGTGCGCGCCGGGATTCCGGGGTGCGGTGGTGAGTGCCCTGTTGAGCAGCAGCACCCCCTGCTGGGTCCAGGGGGTCAGATCACCGTTGGACGGCCGGGGCAGCCCCAGGTCGGAGTGCAGCTCGCGGAAGATGTTCTCCAGGCTGCCGGGCAGGTTGCGCACCTCTGGCGCGACGGCGAAGCTGTGGCCGATCGCCATACCCGGGGTCGGATAGGGGTCCTGACCGACGATCAGCACTCGCACCTCGTCGAAAGGCTGCTGAAAGACCCGCAGTACGTTCGCACCGGCTGGCAGATAAGTACGGCCGGCGGCGATCTCCGCGCGCAGGAAATCCCCCATGGCGGCGATGCGCCCGGCCACGGGACGCAGCGCCTCCGCCCAACCGGGCTCGACAAGTTCGTTCAACGGTCGTGCTGCCACGGCGCGTCACTCTACTGGTGCACGGAGTGTCTTTTCGAATCCGGCCGCCATGAGGCCCCCCGAGGATAGGCTGGCGCTGTCGTTCCCCAGCCCCTCCCGCCCCATTCTCACCCTGTCATCCCGGAGCCGGCCCATGAGGTGGTGCAGTGCTTTCGCCCGGCAGCGGCCATGTGCGGCGGCATCCGGCCGGAGGTCCGGATGACCGGGCGGCGCACCGGACGGGTGCGCTGGGTGCTCGGAGTGGACTCCGGGGGTTCGGGGTTCAGGATCGCGCTCGCGCCCGTCGGGTCCGGGGTCGTGGACCTGTGCGGCGGCGACGCGATCGTGTCGGAAGAGCCTGTGCGCACCGGCCCTGCCGGGATCGACGCGGCCGCGCTGCTGGAGCGGCTGCTGCCGACAGCCCGCACTCTGCTCGGGCGGGCGGGCGCACCCGGGCCGGACGCGATCGCCATCGGCGCGGCAGGGATGGCGACGCTCGGGGACGAACTGCGGGCCGTACTCCCGGCCGCTCTGGGGTCCGGACTCGGGGCGAACGCCATCGCCCTCGCCGCGGACGCGGTGACCGCCTATGTCGGGGCGCTCGGACAGCGCCCCGGAGTCGTGGTCGCGGCGGGCACGGGGATGGTGGCGCTGGGTACGGATCTGGCCACCTGGCGGCGGGCGGACGGCTGGGGCCATCTGCTCGGTGACCGCGGTGGCGGTGCGTGGATCGGGCGGGCAGGCTTCGAGGCCGCTCTGTGCGCGCACGACGGGCGGGCGGGGGGCTCCGCCGCTCTGCTGGCCCGGCTGGAGAAGGTGTTCGGACCTCCTGACCAGTTGCCGGGACTGCTGTATCCGCGCTCCGACCGGCCCGCTCTGCTGGCCTCGTTCGCCCCCGAGGTCGCCGCCTGCGCGGTGGACGATCCGGTCGCCTCGCGTGTTCTCGAAGACGCGGCAGGCCACATCACCGCAGCGGCCGCGGCCGTATGCCCGCCGCCCACCGCAGGCGAGTGCGAAGTGGCTCTGACCGGAGGCTTGTTCAAGCTGGGCGAGCCCCTGCTGGCACCACTTTCGGCGGCACTGTCCCGGAGGCTCCCGCACGCGCGGCTGGTGGCCGCCGCGGGCGACCCGCTGGCGGGCGCGCTGACCGTCGCCGCCGCGCTGGCGACCGAACGGCTGATCGTGCCCCGGGACGGACGTCTGCTCCGTGTGACGACAGGTCGCTGAGCCGGCGGAGCAGCGCCCGCAAACCCGGACGCATCTCGCATAAGTCGACCGGTAAATCCATCGGGCATACACGGACAGACGGTGCGTGACCGCCCCTCCCCGAACAGCCCCGGCGACAAAACCAGTAGCATGCGGCGCCATGAGCTCCCCCACTGGGCCCGCATCCGGCCTGCCTGTACGAATGCCGCGACCCCGCCAGTCCGGGCGGCACCGCCGCCCGGAGCCCGTGGCGGCCCCCGAGGGCGCGCCCGCGCTCGTCCTCGCGGTGCCAGGAACACCCTCTTCCGCGATACGCGGGCTCGCCGAGGAAGTCATCAGCATCGCCCGCTCCGAGCTGCCCGGCCTTGAGGCCGTCATCGGCTATCTGGACGGTGACGACGCCGAGTACCCCACGCTGGGGAGCGTGCTCGCCGGGGCAGCCGCCCTGCGGACCGAGCGGTACGAGCTGGCGAAGGCGGCAGGCCGCGAGGTCGCGGAGCCGGACGGTCCCGCGTCCGTCGTGGTGCCACTGCTCGCCGGCCCGGACAGCGCGCTGACCCGCCAGATACGCCAGGCGGTCATGGACAGCCGGGGCACCGCGGAGCTGACCGACGTACTCGGCCCGCACCCGCTGCTCGCCGAGGCGCTGCACGTCCGACTGTCCGAAGCGGGCCTTGCCCGGGCCGACCGGGCGCGTCTGTTCACGGTCGCGACGGCAGCCGACGGCATCGTGCTGGCCACGGTCGGCGGCGACGAGGCCGTTCAGGCCGCGGGCATCACTGGCATGCTGCTGGCCGCTCGGCTCGCCGTGCCGGTGATGGCCGCCGCGCTGGACCGCGAGGGTGCCATCGCGGCGACCGCCGATGAGCTGCGCGCCTCCGGCTCGGGGCAGCTCGCTGTCGCCCCCTACCTGGTCGGCCCCGAACTGCCGGACGGCCTGCTGGCCGCGGCCGCCGCGGAGGCGGGCTGCGCCGCGGCCGAGCCGCTGGGCGCGTACCCGGCGATCGGGCGGCTGGTGCTGTCCCAGTACACGACCGCGCTGGGCATCCCGACGCAGGCGCCGGGCGCTCAGCTCCGCTGAC
This DNA window, taken from Streptomyces sp. SCSIO 30461, encodes the following:
- a CDS encoding uracil-DNA glycosylase, which gives rise to MAARPLNELVEPGWAEALRPVAGRIAAMGDFLRAEIAAGRTYLPAGANVLRVFQQPFDEVRVLIVGQDPYPTPGMAIGHSFAVAPEVRNLPGSLENIFRELHSDLGLPRPSNGDLTPWTQQGVLLLNRALTTAPRNPGAHRGKGWEEVTEQAIRALAARGKPLVSVLWGRDARNLRPFLNGLPAVESAHPSPMSADRGFFGSRPFSRTNELLVGLGAAPVDWRLP
- a CDS encoding BadF/BadG/BcrA/BcrD ATPase family protein codes for the protein MTGRRTGRVRWVLGVDSGGSGFRIALAPVGSGVVDLCGGDAIVSEEPVRTGPAGIDAAALLERLLPTARTLLGRAGAPGPDAIAIGAAGMATLGDELRAVLPAALGSGLGANAIALAADAVTAYVGALGQRPGVVVAAGTGMVALGTDLATWRRADGWGHLLGDRGGGAWIGRAGFEAALCAHDGRAGGSAALLARLEKVFGPPDQLPGLLYPRSDRPALLASFAPEVAACAVDDPVASRVLEDAAGHITAAAAAVCPPPTAGECEVALTGGLFKLGEPLLAPLSAALSRRLPHARLVAAAGDPLAGALTVAAALATERLIVPRDGRLLRVTTGR